From Roseovarius pelagicus:
CGCGCTCTCTGGGGCTGAATCAGGGGGATGTGCTAGCCGTGCTGACAGAAATTGGCGGCGATACTGCAGGGGCGCTGTCTTTCGGGGAGCCTGCGGATCCCAGCCGCTGGGCCTATACGACGCTGACGCAGTTTTACGACACAGACGATGGGGCCGAAGCCCTTGAGCGCCACTTCGCTGATCTTGGCCGCAGACCATTTCTGGTCGGCGAAGAGGGGGTGCGCCAGTCCCTTGCCGGTGACCAGAAGAAGTCGGCTTTGGCCGTTCTGGACCCGGACGGGGTGCCTGTGCTGCGCTTGCCCGGCCCGAATGACAGGCTTGCTATTCCCCTCAACGGTGCCCCGTCTACACTGATTGTGAAACCGGATAACCCCAATCTGCCCGGCATCACCGAGAACGAGGTCTGGTGTCTGCAGATAGCGCAGGCCATCGGCATCGAAGCTGCGCAGGCAACGATCCTCAAGGCATCTGGCCGCACGGCGATCGGCGTGTTGCGCTATGATCGCAGGCTTGGGCGGAACGGCCAGGTTCTGCGGCTTCACCAAGAGGATTTTGCACAGGCCAATGGCATTCCTCCTGGGCGGAAATATGAACGTGGCACCCTGCGCGGGCTGGACCTCAAGGCCTTGTTGGAGACCGGACGGAACGTCAGCGCAAACGATGCCTTGGCCCTGCTTGATCAGGTTGTCTTCAACATTCTTGTGGCCAACACCGATGCCCATGCCAAGAACTATTCGCTGATCCTGCCGGTTGCGGCCGCGCCGCGGCTTGCGCCGCTTTACGACGTATCCTCTGTCCTGACTTGGCCCCACGTGGTGCAAAGTTACGCCCAGAACATCGCAGGCAAGAGGCGTACTCCGGACATGATCGCGGGGCGGCATTGGGAGAAAATGGCCCGAGACATTGGCTATCGACCGACCGATGTCCGAAAGCGGATTCAGGAACTTGTCGACAAGTTGGTGGCATGCAGGATGAAGGTCACAACCGAGGTGGCAGCACTTCAGGGTGCGACAGCGGGCTATGTCACGCAAACTGCGGAAGCCGTCGAAGGTAATGCGATGCGCATGGCCGGAAGGCTGTAGATGGTTGGAAGCCTCGACTGACCTTTTATGTGCGCCAGGGGGAAAGTTGCATTAATCATCAGGTTTTGACAACTTTGTGCCTTTGAGGTTGATGATGTCACGCAGGTCTCTGTTCAAACACCATCGCTTTCCACGTGATGTCATTTTGTGCGCTGTGCGGTGGTACTTGCGCTATCCGCTGTCCTACCAGGACGTGGTCGATCTGATCGCAGAGCGCGGGATCACCATCGATCGGTCGTCCGTGTATCGGTGGGTTCAGAAGTTTGGACCCGAACTCACCAAGCGAACAGAGAAACATCTGCACCGCGCCAGCCTTGATTGGCATGTGGATGAAGCCTACGTCCGGGTCGGCGGCAAGTGACGATATCTTTGGCGCGCCGTCGACGCGAACGGTCAAATGATCGACTTTCGCCTCACCGCAAGACGAGACGCGAGAGCTGCCAAGGCCTTTCTCAACAAAGCCATTGAACGTGTTCGGCTCCATCGGCCGGTCACTATCATTACAGACAAAGCGCCGACTTATCGTCGTGTCATCCGCGAGATCAACCATCGATACGACCCGCACTTTGACAGCATCAAACACATTGATCGTAAGTGGCGAAACAACCTAATCGAAAGCGAACATGCCGCCATGAAGCGGCTCCTTGGCTATCGCCAAAGCTTTCGGTCGTTGCGAACAGCAAAGGCGACCCTAAGCGGAATTGAAACCATCCGAACCATCAAACGCAGCCATATCCAAAACAAGCAACCAGGCGTCAGTGGCGAGATTCAGTTCGTCAGCCAGTTGTTCGAAGCAGCTTGATATGACGGACTGACTTGATACTATTCTTACTGGCGTCAGTTAATGCAACAGTCCCTTCGGTCAGCCCCCGATCAGGTAACGACTGCCAGTTTCTTGTCTGAAGGCTGGACAAACTCCGGCATGATATCAGCAGCGAAAAGTCGGATCATCTGCATGCAATCCTTGTGACACGGACCAAATCCGAGATTGATGCTGACCCGATCGATCCCCATGTCATGGAATGGCATGAGCCGCTCAACCATCTCTTCGGCAGAACATATCAGGAGGTTCTCGCCCATCTCTTCGACGGTTGTTCCGTTGTCTAGAGCCACGGCACGGCCATTCTTCACGATGCCCGGGCCGGTGAAGACGTTGTCAAATCGCTGCCAGTGTTCGTGTGCCATTTCCATTTTCGATCGTTTGTCAGCCTCGTCGTTGACGATAAAGGCCCCACGCGAAACTGTCAGCGTCAGGTCTTCGCCTGCCGCTCCCATTTCGTCCTTGGCACGGCGAAACGCATCAACCTGCGATTGGAAGTGCTTGAAATTACCGTGCAGCGGCGTGGTCAAGATATTGAAGCCACGCTTTGTGCAATGGTAAATTGCCTCGGGCTTCAGCACGGCCATCAGCATACGCGGCCCGCCCTTACGCAACGGGCGCGGCATGACGGTAAGCGGTTCGAACTTGTAGTACTTTCCGTCCCAAGAAACTTCTTCTTCGCTCAAAAGAGCTTGCAGAACATCCAAGGATTCATCAAACCGTTCGCGGGTCTCCTCCATCGGAACCCCAAGGCGCTCCATTTCGTAGGCATAGGCACCGCGGCCGACCCCCAAAACCAAACGCCCCTCGCAGAAGATGTCGGCCATCACGACCTCACCCGCGTAGCTGCGCATGTCATGCAGCGGGAGAACGACCACACCGGTCAGGATTTCGATATTCTTGGTATGTGCGGCGATCTTGACCGCAGCAGTCAACGGCGCAGGGTTCACACCGAGCTCAAGCAGGTGATGTTCGGTCATAGAAACCGACGCATAACCCAACTCGTCGGCCAGTATGGCTTGGCTGACCATGCTGTTGTAGAGATCATCGCCACCCTTGGTTTTGTCATGGTGATCCATGGAAAAGTGGATATCAAAATCCATCGAAATATCCTTTCAGTCGCAGATACTTGGGAGTGTTATCGAGATTCCGATTAATTCGCAGAAGTTCGGGTCGGCCAAATTACCGGCCTCAGACCGGCTCGTGTATGACGTTCAGGTAGCGATAGCCGCCGTCGTGATACGCCAACGGATATCGCCTTTCAGTCCCGACAGCGCACACTTCGCCGACAAAGATCTTGTGGTCGCCGTGGGAGGTCACCGACGATATCGCGCTGGCAAAGAACGTGGCTCCGGGAAAGCGTGGGGCCATTTTGGGCACGTCGATAAAGTCGATATTGCTGAAACGATCAGGCAGCGTATCATCGAACTCACCGCTGAAGATGCGCGCATGAAAATGCAATTCCTCGGGCAGGACGTTGATTGTAAAACAGCCGTTTGCTTCGACTTTGCGCGCGAGGCGACACTCGGCAGGCAGGCATATCAGCACGCTTGGCGGCGCCGCTGCGACCGAGTTGAAGCCATTTACGGTGCCCCCGTAGCGCCCGGCAATCCCGTCGGTGGTCACGACAACCACGGAATTTGCGACTTGCCGCATCGCGGCAACGAAGTCTTCCAAGGTGGTAGTTTGGATGTCTTCAAGCATCTCATTACTCAATTTTTGGACCGTCGACATTCGACTTTCGTTTTCCGGGTGCGCGATCAAGCATAGGGGCTTCCCGAATGCGCTCACCGGCATCTGAAGCGTGTCTGAACAATTGCACCTTTGTCACCAAGTGAAAAACGAAACTTTTTGCGACTTCGGATCATATTTTCAAATACATATACGCCGGTAAATCCCTGGATGGCGGGGTTTCATGCAAGTCGTGTTTTTGAGTATTTCCCATCCAAAGCAGGATTTGCCTCAGGACGAGCGCCCGGCCCGCTTTGGCTGTGTTTTCCTCGCTTCGCCGGCGATGAAATGCGTTCGGAAGATCATTTCAGCCTCGGACGCTTTGATTTATTGTCCCGAAAACGGTTATCGGGTACGTTTGAATTGAAGAAAAGCGAATGAAAATGTGGCGCTGAATCAGGTTTTTTCGATTGCCGATCAACCTAGTCGTTCATCGCCCCGAACGTAACCGCGCCATTGAGACCGCAGCTTATGCGGCTTGACTGTCGGTTGTGGATGCCAGCCGCGCCCAATTCCATGAAGAAATAGCTCAGGTCGAAAGAGACCTTTACGATCGCTATCGCTAGGACTTTGCCGAACTGGTGTCAGAGGCAATGCCCGCGAACAGTCACGATCTCGACAGGTGCGTCGACACGATCATGCCCGCGCTCGACGGGCTCTGGCTTGACTGGGAACGGCGCCAAGACGACAAGTCACTGGTGAATGTGCTGGACGCATGCATGATGCTGGCGACGCACTAGGGTCATGGCACCACTCTGGATTTTGACGCCGTGAACAGCGCAGACTGCGGTCAAATGGAGATAACATCTACTTGCTTACCCAAGTGGCGATACAATCCTGCACGCTTGAGAAAGCAATTCAAAATAGGTCCCAACGTGTCCGAAAGGCAGCGTTTTTCTTATCTATTTCTTTTGCAATGCGCTTGAGATCGACCAGAATGGGCGGGAACCATTCGGTCTCGATGAGCTGCTCATTGTATGAAACCCAGACAGAACGCCTGAAGGTAGCGACATTCTGAACCGCGAACAGATCTTCGTTTTCGACCTGATCGAATATCATGCGTGTCGGAAAATATGCTGAACCTCCCTTGCGTTTGATCCAGCTGTGCGCCCATGATCCATGGTTTATCGTGATCGGAGGCGTAATCTCTTCCGGCTTGATCTTGGCATGCTCCATCCCGAAATCGGGCCCCCATTCGATATAGGTGTATTCGGGGTGCCAATCCGATCGCTCGCGAGGTTCCGTGGAAACCAGAACCAGGTTTTCCTCGAACAGAAATTCGACCGTGACATTGGCGCGCCGCCTTGCGTCATACATCACGGCAGCGTCGTAGATGCCTTGTGCCAAACACGCATTCAACTTGTCGGCAGGCTCGTTTTCGATCAGCAATGACAGGTCGTTGCGACTTTGGGTGATCCCGAGGATCCAGTCTTCAACAAGACCCTGCCAAAGGCCAGCTTCCCCTCCAAGCCGAAACTGCGTCGTCACACCTTGAGGCAACGTAACCTCCTGCTGCGCCTGTTGCCAAATCTGAATCAACATCTCCGCAAACGGTCGAAATTGCGTCCCCGCCACAGTTGGCGTCACGCCCGAACGGCTTCGCAAAAAGAGCTTTTGCCCCAGCTTCTCTTCGAGTGAATTTATCCGCATGGTCACGGTGGATTGCGTTACGTTGAGGACTTCTGCGGACCAATTGAAGTTCCTGTGCTCAAGAACTGCCAGAAAAGTTTTTGCCAAGACAATATTCATGGAAATCAAGCCATCCTTCGCGACAAAACGTTCATTTACTGCCTGCTTTGGCTTTGCAAGTGTCTCCTGGTGGCGTCGGTAACGTTACCAAACGAAACCAGTGGACTCGGTGAGAGTGCGCGAAGCGTAAGGTACGATTTTTTTTCGCGGGGCATCCCAACTGTTTAATGTAGTTTTCACCAGCGTGCACCGCAAAAATGTTTCCGCCAGTCGCGCCACGATTGAGAGGCCCAAACAGCTGTCGGGCGTGGCCAGCTCCGAGGCGGCGCTCTGTTTGACATCCGGCCCCGGTCTTCGCCTCGACAGGCCGTCTCGCGCCTCCCGAGTGAAAGAGGCTACAAACCGCTGTCGGATGTATGGGATGCAACGAGATCTTCCATGGAAGCCACCGGAGGGCGAGGGGCGCCGCATGCCGCAGCACCCACAATTTGGCCATTCAACACCATTATGCAGGTTCTTTTCCTGTCGCGCGCTCCGGCGCTGCGCCCGCTGGTTTCGCGAAATGCGGCATCACCTCTTCCGCAAAGCGTTGGATCATTTCCATGCACGCTGCGTGGTTTTGGGTGAAACTGATATCCAGGCTTACCCGGTCAACCCCAAGCTCTTGAAACGGTGCAAGACGGTCGATCATCTCGTTGGTCGAACAAATGATCATGTTTTCAGCAAGCTCTTCCAATGTCTGCTTGCGCGGCAAAGCCTTGGCTAAGCCATTCTCGACGATGCCGGGTCCAGTGAACACGTTATCGAACCGTTGCCATAAATTGTCCGCCGTCTCCAGCAGCGCTTGCTTTTCCGCGTCGTTCTTGACCAGAAACGCCCCGCGCGCCGCCGTCAGTTTAAGCTCCCTGCCCGCTTCCCCCATTTCGTCTTTGGCGCGAAGGAACGCGTTCACCTGGCCATTAAAATGCTGGACGTCGCCATGCAGCGGAGTGGTCAAAATGTTGAAGCCACGTTTTGTGCTGTGATAGATCGCCTCCGGCCTTAACGCCGACATCAACATACGCGGACCACCCCGCTTCTCCGGACGAGGCATAATCGTAAGAGGCTCAAAATTGTAGTAATTTCCCTTCCAGGACACCTCTTCTTCGCTCAGCAGCGCCTGCAGGACATTAAGCGATTCATCAAATCGCTCTAGGGTTTCGTTCATAGGTACCCCTAGGCGCTCCATCTCGTACGCATAGGCCCCGCGCCCCACCCCCAGCACGAGACGGCCATCACAGAAATAGTCGGCCAGGACGACTTCACCGGCATAGGTGCGCATATCGTGCAGTGGTAGCACCACGACACCGGTCAGGATCTCCACATTCTTGGTTTGCGCTGCAATCTTGACGGCCGAAGTCAAGGGCGCGGGGTTGGCGCCGAGTTCTAGCAGGTGATGTTCTGTCACCGAGACAGAAGCATAGCCCAATTTGTCCGCGAGGATACACTGTCGAAACATGTCGTTGTAGATACGTTTACCACCATAGGCTTTGTCATGGTGATCCATCGAGAAGTGAATGTTGAAATCCAACTTGGGTTCCTTTCCTACAAAGAGTCCTTGCGATGGTACGATCGGAATCTTGCCACCTGTTTAGAGAAGTCGATTGACTTTGCGCCCGGGGATCGGTTCCGCTTGCTTCCTAGACACTGGCATTACACCGTGTCAGACAGCTACCCTTGCCGGGACAATTGGCGTCCGCCACTTCGCGGAGTTTGGGTCGACCTTGGAGGTCATCAATTGCCCCTTTCTGGTTAATCCGTTGCGTGTCACGGCCCCCTGCCCCTGGCTCAGCTGAGCGTTCAGGCATAGCGTTCAGGCGACCCTCGGCGAGCACAAAAGCGAATATTGCACCCTTCCTCTGGGTGGTAAAACGAAACTTTTCGACATCACGGATAGAAATTTTAGATTGAAGTTGGTGGGAAAATTGGCTCAATATTGTGATCTGCCCCCCCCTTTCCAATAGCCTGCAGCCACGGCGCCGAGTGTCCGGCATTGTCGCGCCTTTCATACAAGCAGCGCGCTTACCGCCATCTTGAATTTTGCGAGACAAAAAAATCCAGTTGACGACGAGTGGGCAGCTATCGTGCTCTATGCGAACAAAATCCGGGAACCCACCTGTGCCAGCATCGGACTCACCATGCTTGTGCGTCTGTGATTTCGGCTCGATCGTTCCAACCGTGGCGACGTTTGACCTTGTGTCACTGCGTCGACGGGTCGACGGCCCAAACGCCACGGCAGCGGAGAAGAGGACCTCGGGGCACAGTAATGTTAGACGACGAAGCTCTGAACATATGAAAACCGGCGTGCACTCGCCCGCTGATTATGGAACAAGCCAACGCAAACTGAGCAACCCGAGCTTCTGGAAAATCAGATGCGTCTCATTCTGACGAATGGAATACTGCACAGTGTTAACTTTCGGAGGATCAAGATGAATATTACGCTCGCGCGCACCTATCTGGCTGTTCTCGATCTCCGCAATTTCAATCGAGCGGCAGAGTACTTGAATGTCACTCAATCGACTGTGACCACACGTATCAATTCACTGGAAAGCCTGGTGGGTCAGCGACTCTTTCATAGGAGCCGTAGTGGCGTCGAGCCGACTGACGCGGGGCAACGCTTCCGCACATACGCCGAGATGATCATCCAGATCTGGAAGCAGGCCCAGCAAGATCTGCTACTACCAAACGCGCGATCGACCCAGTTCAAATTTGCAGCCGAATCAGCCCTTTGGCCCGGGTTGGCAAAGGATTTTCTGAAAAAAATCTACCGGGATAACGCCAACATCTCCGT
This genomic window contains:
- a CDS encoding HipA domain-containing protein, which codes for MTASVPIWFDALQVGHVDVATDGTLSLRYDERWLQTSGAFPLSVTMRLRAKPYPSEVISPWLANLLPEEEQLQIMTRSLGLNQGDVLAVLTEIGGDTAGALSFGEPADPSRWAYTTLTQFYDTDDGAEALERHFADLGRRPFLVGEEGVRQSLAGDQKKSALAVLDPDGVPVLRLPGPNDRLAIPLNGAPSTLIVKPDNPNLPGITENEVWCLQIAQAIGIEAAQATILKASGRTAIGVLRYDRRLGRNGQVLRLHQEDFAQANGIPPGRKYERGTLRGLDLKALLETGRNVSANDALALLDQVVFNILVANTDAHAKNYSLILPVAAAPRLAPLYDVSSVLTWPHVVQSYAQNIAGKRRTPDMIAGRHWEKMARDIGYRPTDVRKRIQELVDKLVACRMKVTTEVAALQGATAGYVTQTAEAVEGNAMRMAGRL
- a CDS encoding LLM class flavin-dependent oxidoreductase, which codes for MDFDIHFSMDHHDKTKGGDDLYNSMVSQAILADELGYASVSMTEHHLLELGVNPAPLTAAVKIAAHTKNIEILTGVVVLPLHDMRSYAGEVVMADIFCEGRLVLGVGRGAYAYEMERLGVPMEETRERFDESLDVLQALLSEEEVSWDGKYYKFEPLTVMPRPLRKGGPRMLMAVLKPEAIYHCTKRGFNILTTPLHGNFKHFQSQVDAFRRAKDEMGAAGEDLTLTVSRGAFIVNDEADKRSKMEMAHEHWQRFDNVFTGPGIVKNGRAVALDNGTTVEEMGENLLICSAEEMVERLMPFHDMGIDRVSINLGFGPCHKDCMQMIRLFAADIMPEFVQPSDKKLAVVT
- a CDS encoding flavin reductase family protein, with amino-acid sequence MIAHPENESRMSTVQKLSNEMLEDIQTTTLEDFVAAMRQVANSVVVVTTDGIAGRYGGTVNGFNSVAAAPPSVLICLPAECRLARKVEANGCFTINVLPEELHFHARIFSGEFDDTLPDRFSNIDFIDVPKMAPRFPGATFFASAISSVTSHGDHKIFVGEVCAVGTERRYPLAYHDGGYRYLNVIHEPV
- a CDS encoding LysR family transcriptional regulator, yielding MNIVLAKTFLAVLEHRNFNWSAEVLNVTQSTVTMRINSLEEKLGQKLFLRSRSGVTPTVAGTQFRPFAEMLIQIWQQAQQEVTLPQGVTTQFRLGGEAGLWQGLVEDWILGITQSRNDLSLLIENEPADKLNACLAQGIYDAAVMYDARRRANVTVEFLFEENLVLVSTEPRERSDWHPEYTYIEWGPDFGMEHAKIKPEEITPPITINHGSWAHSWIKRKGGSAYFPTRMIFDQVENEDLFAVQNVATFRRSVWVSYNEQLIETEWFPPILVDLKRIAKEIDKKNAAFRTRWDLF
- a CDS encoding LLM class flavin-dependent oxidoreductase — translated: MDFNIHFSMDHHDKAYGGKRIYNDMFRQCILADKLGYASVSVTEHHLLELGANPAPLTSAVKIAAQTKNVEILTGVVVLPLHDMRTYAGEVVLADYFCDGRLVLGVGRGAYAYEMERLGVPMNETLERFDESLNVLQALLSEEEVSWKGNYYNFEPLTIMPRPEKRGGPRMLMSALRPEAIYHSTKRGFNILTTPLHGDVQHFNGQVNAFLRAKDEMGEAGRELKLTAARGAFLVKNDAEKQALLETADNLWQRFDNVFTGPGIVENGLAKALPRKQTLEELAENMIICSTNEMIDRLAPFQELGVDRVSLDISFTQNHAACMEMIQRFAEEVMPHFAKPAGAAPERATGKEPA